From Fibrobacter sp. UWR4:
GGTATTTTTCGGAATGATTGTTGGAAAATGCTCATTTCTTACGAAAAAAGTAATTTATTCTCATGTTTGAAAGTTGGCACGGCCTTTGCACTAGACATTGCGTTAATGAACTGGAGGTGACTGCCTCCGGCGAAATCACGACGGAACGGGATTCCAGCGCCTGGTCGTTTACGCCTGCCTTGGAATATTCCTTGATGAGTTCGTCCTTCATGTTGGATGCCAGCGTGGATTTCAATTTTTCCTCGGATACGGATTTGATGTTGGGGTACATGCTCTGGGGTCAGAAGCGTCTGTGGAAAACCCCTGACTACAATATGAATTTGACGGGGATGCTCTGGTGACCCGCATAGGCCCTAATGTAAAAGGGACGCTTTCCTACAGGTTTTCCGAGAACCTTTCTCTGGACTGGTCTGAAAATTTCCGGTGATGTCCAGCTAAGCTGGAAATGGAACAAACTTGCCTTCTATACCGTGCTAAGAAGTATTTATAGGCATTATTTTGGTATACCTGCGGGGTACTCCGGCGTTTTCACCGAAAACAGTAATTACCATTCCGCAAAAGTTGGCGTAAAGATTGGTTTTTAGCTGTTATTGTAGATTTTTTATAGAGTCACATCGTTGATAAAACGTCCATGAAAGATTTCTCGGGAGGGTATATTAGCCCTCTTTTTTGAGGTATTTTTCTTCTTGTACGGTTGTTGTGGTTGGCAACCTGATGCGCTTTGTGGTGGTAGCGTGTCAACAGAGAGGAAAATATGGGAATGTTAAAGAGTTTTAAAGGCTCGGTTTCTGCCGTGGCCGTTGCAGCCTTTATCGCAGGCTTTGCTACACAATCTTTCGCTGTTACAAATCAGTTCCGTGGTACAAACTGGGCTGACAAACGCGATAACTTCGTTTCCGATGTGTTGAAACTTTCCGGTATGACTGGAACTGAAGACTATCAGGCGGCCTATGCGCTGTCCGATCGCGTCATGAGCCAGTTTGTAGAAAAACTGGGCATCAACAGTTTGCGTATTCCTATTAACGAACCTACGGCTTTAAAGGCCTGGAGTTCCTACAAGGGCATTATCGATGGCATCTTGGCTCATGGCCGTATGCTTATCGGTTACTGGGGCCCTGCACAGCCCGCTGGCCCCAAGAATATGGACGACTGGTGGAAAATGTGGGATACCGTTGTCAAGGAATACGGCAGCAATCCCGATGCCTACTTTGAAATCTTTAACGAACCCCACATGTACAGCAAGACTGAACTTCGCGACTTGTACGCAAAGTGGCTGGCTCGTTATCCGGATCTTCCCCGCGATCATGTTTTGCTGGATGGTTCCGGCTTGGCATGGAATGTGCCTGATATTGCCGACGACTCCCGCTTTGACGGCTGCCTTTTTGCAGTGCACGAATACACCTTCTGGAACATGAGTATTACCACCGAACAGGGCTGGATGAACAGTTTCAAGGGCAAGGTGGGCAAGTATGCCGACCGCACCGTGGCAACCGAATGGGGTGGCGCCATGGGACCTGGTGACAAGAACGGTGTCCATTACGAAATCATGGATTACAACGATCCCAATCCCACCAACTACTTCATGGCTTACATTCGCGGCATGTCCGAACAGCTGCGTCAATGGAAGATGGGTAGCTTCTACTGGGTGGGCCTCCGCGATGGAGACTGGTACAGCATGGTGACCCGTTCTGGGGAAGGTGCCAACACCACCTTGAATATTGTGAATCAGTCCGGCGTAGATCGCATGCAGTATTCCTGGACCGATACGGTTGAAGTGAAGCCTGTTCCTCAGGAACCCTTCGGCGGTTATGATGCGTCTGGTGCTGCTGTCGCAGGCAAGGCCTGGGCAATTCCGGGTAAAATCGAGGCAGAAGATTTTGACATTCCGGGCGTTGGCAACGGTAACGATTCCTATAAGGATAGCGACAAGGAGAATCACGGCGATTCCGACTACCGCAAGGATACCGGCGTTGACCTGTACAAGAAACCCAATGACCGCGTTATCGTGGGCTACAATGCAGAAGGTGAATGGCTGGAATACACGGTGAATGTTGCTGAAAACGGTGATTACACCATGTTTGCCGCGGTGGCATCTGCAAACAATACCTCCAGCTTCAAGCTCTCCATGGATGGCAAGGACATTACCGATACCATCAAGGTTCCCCAGGCTACTGCTGGCGAAGACAATTACGACGACTACAACAAGGTATCCGCCAACGTAACGCTAGAAGCCGGTGAACATGTACTGCGCTTCACGGTGACCGGCAGCTGGATGGACATCGACTACATCAACTTCGTGAAGGGTAAGGACGGCAAGGACGATGCTCCCATCGAAGGAAAGGAAGAAGTTGATCCGGTTCCCGTTGGTCCTTGCGACGACTGCGATGCAATTGGCCAGACTCTGGAATTGAACCGCGACATCGTCCAGAATTATCGCGTATTCTCTATGAGCGGAAAGCTTCTGGGAATGGTTCGCGGCAACGCTTTTGAATTGGCTGCCCGTACTCGCCAGCTGGTAAAGACCGACGGCATATTCATTGCAAAACCTGCAAAGGGTGCCGCAACGATTGTGAACTTGAAATAAAAGAATCTCATACACACATCCCAAAAGGGCCAGCGAGAAATCGCTGGTCTTTTTTCAAAAACTCAAAAAAAATACGCAGAGTGTATAAGCTTCGTCACATTCCGATTTGTAAAACGAAGTAGGATAAACGAATTTTTACAAATTAAGGTATATTTACCAGAGTGAGAAAACTTTGCTCAAAACAGGTGTATGGATATATGACTGGCGTTGCTAGTTGTATATATTTTTCTGTATTGCTATGTTTGACTAGTGCTAATGTGTGCAGGGGGGGCTAGCAAGTTTGTTCGCAATCGGCTCCCTGGATGGGCAAAATCTTTAAGAAATTCTGAAAACTTTAACCGCGTCGCAAATTCGGCGATGCTTTCTGTGGACTGCGTCATATTCTGGCGTGGCCTTTTTTGCGTTTTGAAACAAGTGAAATACGTATGATGAAGAAAAGATTTTTTATAACTCTAGGTTTAATGTTAGGGACAGCTTCCGCTCAGTCCGCGAACGAAATTGTGGCTGAATCTGCAGGCGAGGCTGCACCCCAGTCCGCGTCCATCTTCGTGCAGGATCCGGCGATTTTCCACCAGCGTCAAGCGGACTTGGAAAAGTTGAAGGCCTCCGTGGAGGGCAAGAACGAGGGGCTTGATTCCCTGCTGGAGCGGACCAACCGCATTACCGCCATGAACGACCGCTGTTCCTCCATCAGTATCAACGATGTGATGGATGACGAGTGCTGGACTTTCTATCGCGTTGAGTTGCCCGCCTTTGAGGAACAGTACATGAAGGTCTCCGGCGAGGTGCGGCTGGGCCACATGGAGACTGCCCGCGGTCTCGAGGATCGCAAGCTGCAGATCAACGCCTGCGTGGATGCGCTTTACAGCTTCGCCCAGAGCAAGGACCAGTTCCTGAATCTGGAGGGCGGCGTGTTTCTGGAACCTCTCAGCGAAGGCTTCCAGGCCAACTACGATTTTACCCTGCAGTACGAACCCAACCATCGCAGGCATTCTTTTGAAATTGCCCAGAAATGGGGTGAGACCTGCCGCGAAATGGTGGTGCGTCAGGACGGCGAGGGCTTTGCTCCTTACTTCCTGGAACGCCTTGAAAGTTTAAATGCGGACCTTGCCGGCAATGGATCCCTGGCCGTCTATAAAACCGACACTGCGGATGTCAACGCGCCCACGGTCTTCATGGATATCGCGAAGCCGGTGCGCAGCGCCTACTACCTGAATGGCGTCAAGCTGTTCCATGCCCGCGTCAGTGCTGGCCCCGCTGCAGAAAGCCCGGTGCAGATTCGTTTCGAGAAGGAGGCCGTGAAGGTCGCCGGCGAGCCTGTGGTCATCAAGCGCGGCGAACCCCAGAAGTTCAAGGGTTCCGTGCAGTTTGCCGAAAAGTCCGCCCGTCTGAACGGCCGCTGGATCTGGGAAAACCAGGGCAACAACGCCGGCGTGGATTTTGGCCCCGAGGAGGACGAGGCTGCGCTGGATAGCATCTATGCCGCGGAACAGGCCGCCAAGGCTGCGGAGGCTGCATCCGCTGTCGAGAACCGTCGTGGTGTTCATTTCTCTCCCTGGGTGGGTGTGTCCGCTGCGTTTGCTCCCTTCAGCGACAAGAACTACAAGGCTTTTGCTCTTGAAGAAGACCAGCTGATGATTCTGCCGGACCTGATTGCGGCGGCCCGCCTGCGAGTGGGCTTTGGCGATCAGGCTGAATTCCATGTGGCCTTCGGTGCGGGTGTCTATGTGGGCGCAGGTCTTGGCGACGGTCTGCAGCGCGTCTATTTTGCGCCTGTGGCCCAGCTGGAATTGGGCTACCTGGACTTCGGCCTTCGTGAGACCGCGGTTATCGCCATCCCGGAAAAGGATTCCGAGGAATGGATGCAGTTCAAGACCGGCGTGTTCTACAGCTTCGGCATGTTCGGCGTGGAAGCCGGCTTTGATGTGATTACAAACCTCGGCAACGGCGGCTATGTCACGCTGTTCTGGAACCTGTAAGGGGGAGGATTGAAAATGAACAATGAAAAATTAACAATGAATAATTTTTTGAAAGTAATCTCCCGTGTCATTCTGAGCTCTTTCCCTCGTGTCATTCTGAGCGAAGCGAAGAATCTAGGAGTTCATTCCATGGCCGCTTTCTCTCACGTCATTCCCGGCTTGACCGGGAATCTAGCGGTCCTCTCCGTGGCCACTCTCCTGCTCGCCTCCTGTTCCGTCTATGACAACTACGACATCGACCTGATGCAGGACGCCACCGCAAGCATAGATTCCAGCAGTTCCTCCTCCGAATCCGTCGAGGGGACCGGCAATTCTTCCTCCTCCGTCATTCCGAGCGGTAGCGAGGAATCCAGTAGCAGCAAAAAAGATACCACCTATGTGGTAATCGTCAATCCGTCCAGCTCCTCGCAGAAGGTCGAATCCGCAGGCAGCTCCGCGGTTGATAATCCCGGCAGTTCCTCCTCCAAGGTCCCCGAGCCCGCCGAAGAATCCAGTTCCAGCGAAGCGGGGTTCCCCTGTGGCGATTCCACGATGACCCGCGGCGGTGTGGAATACGAAACCGTCAGAATCGGTAAGCTCTGTTGGACTGCGGAAAACCTGCGCTACAAGGATGCCATTCCCGAAAAGAACTACACCTGTTCCCTGGACGATGATCCTGATTGCGCCACCTACGGCCTGATGTACAACTTTGCTGGTGCTAAGGAAGTCTGCCCCGATGGCTGGCGCTTGCCCACAAAGACCGACCTGGACAATCTTCACGACTACCTGAAAAAGGCAACCTCCGAACTGGCCGGCAACTGGCTCAAGTCTGAGAATGGCTGGAGCGGCGAGCCGGGAAACGGTTCCAACAAGGCGAAGTTCAACGGCCTTCCCGCGGGTTATTGCGATGAGGACGCCGAATGCGAAATGATGGGAAAACTCGGCTTCTGGTGGACCTCCGAAGAATCCAGCATTGATTTCAGATATGTCCTGAAACTGTCCGGCAATTCCGACGAATGGTTCAACAACGAAGAACTTGACGAAATATACTACGCCTCTGTCCGCTGCGTAAGGGAGTAAAATATGAATAACAAAATGACTAAAGTTTTTGGAACCTTCGGTGTAGCATTTTCCCTCGCAGGACTCATTGCCTGCGGCGACGAAGTTACCCAGATCAACCAGACCGGCCTCGACATGGTCTCCTCCGTCGAAGACTTGCCCAAGTGCACCTCCGATAACGAAGGTGAACAAATCATCGTTAAGGATGATGGGACGATCCGTTATTGTTCCGATGGCAAGTGGTATGCGACAATGGGCAGCGCGGGTTCGGGGGCCGCAGATACAATTTTTGTATCGAAGAACGATACCGTTTTCGTGGGTGGGGACTTTGCCTGCACAACGGAAAAACTGAAGGACGATAGCGGCATTAAGATTATCTGCAACGGCGATTCTATCGGCGTTGTGCTGAATGGTGCTGACGGTAAGGATGGCGTTGACGGTGCTAAGGGCGATGCTGGCGAAACAGGCAAACCTGGTGAAAATGGTCAAGATGGTGCCGGTTGTACTGTAGCCAACGAAAATGGTGCGCTGACTATTACCTGTGGCGACAAGTCTGTTGTGATGAAACTAGGGGAGGACGGTTCGCTGATTGGTGGTGAGGAAATTGTCCTCGACTCCGAACAGGTGGCCGTCTCTCTGGACTCTGTGAAGGGTGCCTCCCAGAAGGGGCCGTTCCTCAGCGGTTCCAAGGTGCTGGTGAAGGAGCTTCGCGATGGTCGCAGCCTGACCCAGACCGGTAACAACTTCGATGGTAAAATCTTGAATGACAAGGGCGAGTTCCGCATTACCGCCCGCATGCTGGTCTCCCAGTATGTGATGCTGGAAGCCAACGGTTACTATCGTAACGAAGTCACCGGCGAAAATTCCAGTTCACCGCTGACTCTCTTTGGCATTACCGATGTCACCGGCCGCGACATCGTGAACATCAATTTGCTGACGCACTTGGAATATGAGCGTGTCTATTATCTGGTGACCAAGGAAGGTTACACTGTCAAGAAAGCCAAGAAAAAGGCCCAGCAGGAAATCTTCGACATCCTCCATATCGATAACTCCAACTTCAGCAATTCAGAAGACCTTTCAATCGCAGGCTCCAGCGACGAAGACGGCGCACTGCTTGCATTCTCCATCCTGTTCCAGGGCGACCGCAGCGTTTCCCAGTTGACGGAACTTTTGACCCGCGTCTCCACCGCCATGGAAAAGGAAGGTAAGTGGGAAGACGCAACTGCTAAGGCAGAAATTGCCGACTGGGCCATGGCCGCTGACACCAGCGACCGTCTGGCCGACATCCGCGGCAAGGTGGATGCCTGGAAGCTGGGCTCCATGGTTCCGAAGTTTGAACCGTACATCAGAAACTTCTGGGTGGAAGAATTGAAACTTGGAATATGTGATGCTGGCAAGGCAGGGTCAATTTCCTTTGTCGCTAACGCCAACAGCAAGTATTACGCAAAGACATACACGGACACGACCAAGACAAAGGTCCGCTTTGTCTGTGCGGAAAATGCAAACGGAGAAAATGAATGGCGCATCGCCACTGACTTCGAAAAGGATACCTACAATTGGAAGGCTGGGACTGATGGCAAGACGATGAATGGTCAAGTGACCGGAAAGGTGTATATCTACGATGGTCTTGGCAAGTACACGGCTGACCACAAGGCCGGATGGCGTACCGCCTCCAAGCCGGAATCCGTCTATGGCGGCTGCACCGAAATTTCATACGAAAAAATCGTGAAGTACACTGGTGCGGATAGCTCCGGCTATTACCAGTGCCAGGAGAAAACCCGCAGGTGGGAACAGATCAGCAGTGCCGTGGTGGATATCGCAAACCTTACCGAAGGTGACGACGGATTTGCCCAGTGGGGTTCCGTAAATACGAATGTCTGCTATGTCTATGATACCGCACCCGCCTATAATGGCTGGCGTACCGGTCAAAGTACGGATTGCACTTTGGGCTTGAACGGTTGCACCAAGGCGGTGGAAGCCAAGGGCGAGATGAAGTACGCCAAGAATGGCAACTACTATATGTGCAAAAACAATAAATGGAATCTAATAAGCGACGATGTTCAGAAAAATACTTACAAGCTGACTTGCAACGCGGATAACGATGGCTCCGTAATTCCGGGAACTGCTGATACTTGGTATTATGTGTGCGATGCAAACCAGTGGCGCAAGGCCACACAGGCCGAATACGAGGCTTGTTATCTGGATGGCGTGTGCAATGCCTGTACCCAATCTACCGAAGGAACTTTCGCCACATTCGACAAAGTGGTATATGGCTGCGCTTCCAATGCCTGGGTCAAGACAAAGATCAGTGCGGAAAACGCCAAGACCAAGTGCGACAGGGAGAACCCCGGCAATGTAATGTTCGATGTGGATACCATCGCCGTTAATGGTGTGGTTGCCAATACGATTGACTGGCTCTGTACCGAAAAGGGCTGGCACCGTGCCAGCTGGGAAGAATATACCCTTGAAAACTGGAAGGCCCACCTGGAAAAGACTCTGCCTAAACTGGATTCCTTCCAGGATGCTCGCGATGGCCGCTGGTACAAGAAGGTGACCATCGGAACCCAGGTCTGGATGGCCGAAAATCTGCAGTACGCGGACTCTGTTGCAACCTTGAACCTAAAGGGAAATTCTTGGTGTTACAACCATAAACCGGAAAATTGCGAAACTATGGGTCGCTACTATACCTGGACTGCTGCCATGAATATTAACAAGAGCTATCAATCTACCAGTGTTCCTGCAGGCATGATCCAGAATCCCCACCGAGGAATCTGCCCCGAGGGCTGGCACATTCCGACCAGTAGTGAGTGGAGTACAATGAATTCAAAATCTGGTGGCTACGCAGCCCAGCAGGCAATCGGCAATCCGGGTTGGCCTAACGCTACCAATGCAAGTGGCTTTACTGCGCTCCCTGCTGGCGACTACAGTGGCGGCTTCTGCAATGTTGGCTCCTACGCTTACTTCTGGAGTGCTACTGAGTACAGTGCTAGTAGCGCCTACTACTGGGACATGTATGCGAGCGATGCGGACCTCAACATCAACTTCGACTTCAAGAACTTCGGGTTCTCTGTGCGTTGCCTCCAGGACCTGAATTGAATTGGGGTCGGGGCCCCAATCCAATTCCGCGGGGCTGCGGAGCGCCCCCGCGCACAATCCGCCGCGAAAGCGGCGGTCCGAAAATTTTTGAAAAAAAATGAGCTAGACGAATAGTAAATGAATTCCCTGGAAATCCAAAAAATGGAACAGGCCAACCACGCCGAAATACACCTTCTGCGTGCAGGTGGTTTTATGCATGCCTACAATAGGTCTGCGTTCCATTTTTCCAGGCATTTCTTTGAATACGAAGTCCATTGCAAGTATGTAAAGAAAATCAATGCCGAAATGTTGTATCTAGGTTTTCCGAACAGCTCGTTACCGCAAATCCAGACCATGGCTCAACAAAAGAAGATGAACTTCACCAAGGTGGACGACAATCATTTTGTCATTACGGGCTTCCTGGTCTATTCGGATTATGACCTCTGGAAACGGGAAAAGTTCAAGGCTCATGCGGAAAAATCTGCGGTGGAGGATTCCGTTCCGTCGGAACAAAAAAATTCGGGGCTTGAACCACCCGCTTTGCCAAATCAAAAGCCTTCCCACTCTTGCGATATAAAGCCTGCACAGATGATGTTCGCCACCAAGGAATTTTATGAATGCACCCGCTATATCGTGGGCCGCACCTCCGAAATTTCAAGAAGTCTTCGTGTAAGCATTGTTGAACGAATCCGAAATGCATGTCTGGACTTGTACCATCATCTGGACCTGTGCCAACACGGCTTAGAAACCTTTGACAAGGAGTTCTCGAAAAAACAGTTTATACAAATATCTGAAATTCTTCGTCTGCTCATGGATCTAAAGCAGATTTCCAAGGAGCAGTGGTTTTATATCAGCGATAAACTTTTGACAGTCAAGAAAACTCTTAGGCTACAGTCCGGTGACTCAAGGGTCGCCGGTGATGCCGCCCAGGAGTCCAGCAGCCCACTCGCCCCAGGGTAACTTGTGCCTTGATAGAGTAAACAAAACGATTCGGTGGCTCGTCCTGCATTATAAGTGTCTGGAAACCTGCTGAATCACTGCTTAGCGGCTGCTGTCATTTCCATCGGGGCGTACTGCGCTCCCTGCTGGCAACTACAATGGCGGCTTCAACAATGTTGGCTCCAACGCTAACTTCTGGAGTGCTACTGAGAACAATGCTAGTAACGCCAACAACTGGAACATGAATGCGAGCAATGCGAACCTCAACAACAACAACAAGAACAACGGGTTCTCTGTGCGTTGCCTCCAGGACTCCTTTGTTTTATTCGCAATTAGTACAGGCTTACTATGATGCTAGACGGCACAAGCGTAATACGGTAAATCAGCTGGAATTCGAGTGCAACCTAGATGAAAATTTAGTCAAGCTAGCTCATGAGTTAGAAAACCGTACATATAAATTGAAACCGTCGGTGTGCTTTATCAGTACAAAGCCTGTTAAACGAGAAATTATCGCTGCAAACTTTAGAGATAGAGTTGTTCATCACCTGCTCTATAACTGGATTTATCCGGTTTTTGACCGACAATTTATTTACGATAGTTATAGCTGTCGTAAAGGCAAGGGAACTCTTTTTGGAATCAAGCGGGCTGCTCATTTTATCAAGAGCGAAAGCCGTAATTTTATGTATCCCTGTTATGTATTGCGGCTGGATATCAGTGGCTTTTTCATGTCGATAGATCGGGATGTCTTATATAGATTATGCATAGAAGGGCTTTACCGCACTCATTGGAAGGAAGTTCCAGACAAGGATTTGTGTGTGTTCCTTCTGAAGACATTTATATACAATGATCCGTTAAAAGATGCCGTTTTCAAAAGTTCTGAAGATATGTGGTCTGACTTGCCCAGGAATAAGTCGTTGCGTTATACCCAAGACAATTGTGGGCTCCCTATCGGGAATTTGACAAGCCAGCTTTTTGGGAATGTCTATCTCAATCCTTTGGATCAGTTTGTAAAGCGCGACTTGCGGATACACTGCTATGGACGCTATGTAGATGACATGGTGCTTGTTCATCGGGATAAATCGATTCTCCTGGATGCAACAGAAAAAATTCGCAATTATTTGGAGAAAAATCTGTCGTTGCAATTGCACCCCAATAAGGTGTATTTGCAAAATGTTCAGCACGGTTTTTCTTTTTTGGGTGCGTTCATTTTGCCTTGGCGAATCTATCCGAGTCGCCGACTTGTAAAAAGTTTTAAGCGCTGTCTTAAGTGTCCGTGGCAGCCTGCCTGGCGCCAAAAGAACCGTGTCATCAGCTACTGTGGCTTGCTAGGACATTTCAATTCGTTTAATCTGTTGCACAAATTTTTAACTTAAGGTCTATTGGAGCAGGGTAGGAACATGTCGAAATCCCGTTGAATCTGTTCTCCCGTAGATTTGTAGAAGTTGTCGCCAAGATAGTAGTCGCATACGGCTTCACGCATGCGGGTGAATTCCTTGAGATTGTGCTTACCTCTCTGGGCGTCAATCGTCAAATCAATCAGTTCCAGAGCCCTGAAAATGGCGCGTTTAACTTGATTCTGGTTGCCCTTTGATTTCCAGCGGTTTGCACGAGAGATTTCACTGCCGATATTCAGCATCTGAAGAGCGAGGGGCATTTCTGCCCAACGTCCTGCCGCAAGTTCCTTATGTTGTGCGTTATCTATTTGCATAAGGTTGCGATTATCTCCTTGATAGCATCTTGGATAGCCGGGTCTTCGACTCCACGACTACGGTTGCCCTGGTTGGGGCGAATGTTTATTAGAGAGTCAAATTCCAAAAAATCCTCTCCCTCCATTTCGGGGTAAAGGTTAATCCCCCAAAGATTCTTTTGCTGAGACCCTTCCTGCAAAAGAAGTGTCTCTAGGTCAGCATGCATTTCTGCATCTAAAGCAATTTTTCTTTCGGAGATATCAACAACTCCCTTGACCATATCGCCAAAGTAGTGAGTCTGCATTTCTAGGAGAATTTTTTTGTCAAAAGGTTCTGAA
This genomic window contains:
- a CDS encoding carbohydrate-binding protein translates to MGMLKSFKGSVSAVAVAAFIAGFATQSFAVTNQFRGTNWADKRDNFVSDVLKLSGMTGTEDYQAAYALSDRVMSQFVEKLGINSLRIPINEPTALKAWSSYKGIIDGILAHGRMLIGYWGPAQPAGPKNMDDWWKMWDTVVKEYGSNPDAYFEIFNEPHMYSKTELRDLYAKWLARYPDLPRDHVLLDGSGLAWNVPDIADDSRFDGCLFAVHEYTFWNMSITTEQGWMNSFKGKVGKYADRTVATEWGGAMGPGDKNGVHYEIMDYNDPNPTNYFMAYIRGMSEQLRQWKMGSFYWVGLRDGDWYSMVTRSGEGANTTLNIVNQSGVDRMQYSWTDTVEVKPVPQEPFGGYDASGAAVAGKAWAIPGKIEAEDFDIPGVGNGNDSYKDSDKENHGDSDYRKDTGVDLYKKPNDRVIVGYNAEGEWLEYTVNVAENGDYTMFAAVASANNTSSFKLSMDGKDITDTIKVPQATAGEDNYDDYNKVSANVTLEAGEHVLRFTVTGSWMDIDYINFVKGKDGKDDAPIEGKEEVDPVPVGPCDDCDAIGQTLELNRDIVQNYRVFSMSGKLLGMVRGNAFELAARTRQLVKTDGIFIAKPAKGAATIVNLK
- a CDS encoding FISUMP domain-containing protein: MNNFLKVISRVILSSFPRVILSEAKNLGVHSMAAFSHVIPGLTGNLAVLSVATLLLASCSVYDNYDIDLMQDATASIDSSSSSSESVEGTGNSSSSVIPSGSEESSSSKKDTTYVVIVNPSSSSQKVESAGSSAVDNPGSSSSKVPEPAEESSSSEAGFPCGDSTMTRGGVEYETVRIGKLCWTAENLRYKDAIPEKNYTCSLDDDPDCATYGLMYNFAGAKEVCPDGWRLPTKTDLDNLHDYLKKATSELAGNWLKSENGWSGEPGNGSNKAKFNGLPAGYCDEDAECEMMGKLGFWWTSEESSIDFRYVLKLSGNSDEWFNNEELDEIYYASVRCVRE
- a CDS encoding fibrobacter succinogenes major paralogous domain-containing protein, translating into MNNKMTKVFGTFGVAFSLAGLIACGDEVTQINQTGLDMVSSVEDLPKCTSDNEGEQIIVKDDGTIRYCSDGKWYATMGSAGSGAADTIFVSKNDTVFVGGDFACTTEKLKDDSGIKIICNGDSIGVVLNGADGKDGVDGAKGDAGETGKPGENGQDGAGCTVANENGALTITCGDKSVVMKLGEDGSLIGGEEIVLDSEQVAVSLDSVKGASQKGPFLSGSKVLVKELRDGRSLTQTGNNFDGKILNDKGEFRITARMLVSQYVMLEANGYYRNEVTGENSSSPLTLFGITDVTGRDIVNINLLTHLEYERVYYLVTKEGYTVKKAKKKAQQEIFDILHIDNSNFSNSEDLSIAGSSDEDGALLAFSILFQGDRSVSQLTELLTRVSTAMEKEGKWEDATAKAEIADWAMAADTSDRLADIRGKVDAWKLGSMVPKFEPYIRNFWVEELKLGICDAGKAGSISFVANANSKYYAKTYTDTTKTKVRFVCAENANGENEWRIATDFEKDTYNWKAGTDGKTMNGQVTGKVYIYDGLGKYTADHKAGWRTASKPESVYGGCTEISYEKIVKYTGADSSGYYQCQEKTRRWEQISSAVVDIANLTEGDDGFAQWGSVNTNVCYVYDTAPAYNGWRTGQSTDCTLGLNGCTKAVEAKGEMKYAKNGNYYMCKNNKWNLISDDVQKNTYKLTCNADNDGSVIPGTADTWYYVCDANQWRKATQAEYEACYLDGVCNACTQSTEGTFATFDKVVYGCASNAWVKTKISAENAKTKCDRENPGNVMFDVDTIAVNGVVANTIDWLCTEKGWHRASWEEYTLENWKAHLEKTLPKLDSFQDARDGRWYKKVTIGTQVWMAENLQYADSVATLNLKGNSWCYNHKPENCETMGRYYTWTAAMNINKSYQSTSVPAGMIQNPHRGICPEGWHIPTSSEWSTMNSKSGGYAAQQAIGNPGWPNATNASGFTALPAGDYSGGFCNVGSYAYFWSATEYSASSAYYWDMYASDADLNINFDFKNFGFSVRCLQDLN
- a CDS encoding FISUMP domain-containing protein, giving the protein MSFPSGRTALPAGNYNGGFNNVGSNANFWSATENNASNANNWNMNASNANLNNNNKNNGFSVRCLQDSFVLFAISTGLL
- a CDS encoding reverse transcriptase domain-containing protein, which encodes MRTSTTTTRTTGSLCVASRTPLFYSQLVQAYYDARRHKRNTVNQLEFECNLDENLVKLAHELENRTYKLKPSVCFISTKPVKREIIAANFRDRVVHHLLYNWIYPVFDRQFIYDSYSCRKGKGTLFGIKRAAHFIKSESRNFMYPCYVLRLDISGFFMSIDRDVLYRLCIEGLYRTHWKEVPDKDLCVFLLKTFIYNDPLKDAVFKSSEDMWSDLPRNKSLRYTQDNCGLPIGNLTSQLFGNVYLNPLDQFVKRDLRIHCYGRYVDDMVLVHRDKSILLDATEKIRNYLEKNLSLQLHPNKVYLQNVQHGFSFLGAFILPWRIYPSRRLVKSFKRCLKCPWQPAWRQKNRVISYCGLLGHFNSFNLLHKFLT
- a CDS encoding DUF5674 family protein; this translates as MIIYSEPFDKKILLEMQTHYFGDMVKGVVDISERKIALDAEMHADLETLLLQEGSQQKNLWGINLYPEMEGEDFLEFDSLINIRPNQGNRSRGVEDPAIQDAIKEIIATLCK